CAGGGCTGCGGTCCACCCTGCGGCAGCCGCGCGGCCATGCTGCCCGCGGCTGCGTGCCGGGTGTCGGTCACTCAGTCGATCAGTTCGATGCGGCCGCTGACCTGCACCGAGACCTGGCTCTCGCCGCCTTCTAGCGGCGCGGCGGCCGCTTCCGCGACCATCGCCGCGGCGCGCATGCGTGGCATCGGCGGCTGGAAACCGCTGTCGCCGACCGCCAGGTGGGCGATCCGGTGCTTCCTGCCGAGCGCGCCTGCGATCAGCGCCGCACGCTGTTCGAAGGCGCGCAGCGCGTCGACCGTGGCCTCGTCCACGACCTTGCGCCGGGTTTCCGGCGCCGGTTGCATCGAGATGTGGGCGAGGGCGAGGCTGGACTGGAGCTCGCCGATGAGCTCCGACATGGCGGCGAGGTTCGGGCTTTCGAGGCGGATCTCCGAGCGCATGCGCCAGGCTTCGATGCGGCCCTTGCCGTCCGGGGCATGGACCGGCCAGGTCGAGGTGTTGCCCGACCGCACCTTGATGTCGGCGCGCGTGCGGGCGATGTCGAGCGCGGCGGCGATGTCGCGATTGACCTCGCGCGCCACCGCGGCCGGGTTGGGGCCGTTGCGCTCGGCGAACAGCACCGCAGTGGCGAGGTCGTTGGCCGCAGCCCGGCTCGCCTCGGCAGACAGTTCGATCGTGGTCGCCTGCGCGGCGGCGACGGGCTCGGCCGCGCGCACCGGGGTGGCGGCGAGCACGGCCGCCGCGGACAGCGCGGCTAGGCGGTGGCGCATCACGCCTCCGACCTGCCGATCACGCTGGAGGGCTCGAGCGCGCACAGGCTCTGCCCGTACTGCCGGGCGTTGTCGATGTAGTGCTGCGCGTTCCACTTGAGATGCTCGAGCTCGTCGTCGCTCAGCGTGCGGATGACGCGACCGGGCGAGCCCACGACCAGCGAGCGGTCGGGGATCACCTTGCCTTCCGGAATCAGCGCATTGGCGCCGATGATGCATTCCTTGCCGATCACCGCCTTGTTCAGGATCACGGCGTTGATGCCGATCAGGCTGCCGTCGCCGATCGTGCACCCGTGCAGCATCGCCATGTGGCCGACGGTGACGCCCTTGCCGATCACCAGCGGCACGCCGTCGTCGTTGTGCAGTACCGAGCCGTCCTGGATGTTGGTGTCGTCGCCGATGGTGATCGGGTCGTTGTCGCCGCGCATCACCACGTTGTACCAGACGCTGACGTTGCGCCCGGCGGTCACCGATCCGACGATCGTCGCGTTGTGCGCGATCCAGCTGCCTTCGCCGAAGCTCGGCCGACGGTCGCCAAGGGCATAGATGCTCATGCTTGTTCTCGCTATTGGATGTCTCTCGCCGGATGCTCGCGGCAGTCGGGGCGCGCATCATAGCAACTGCGGTGCAGCATGGAAACACCGGTGCGTGGCCCAATGTGGCTGATCCGCCAAGGGTTTTGCGCCGCGGCAGGGGGTGCTAGGATGCCGCCCGCCAACCGGAAACCCACATGCTCAGCTACCGCCACGCCTTCCATGCCGGCAACCACGCCGACGTCCTCAAGCACCTCGTGCTGCTCGAGCTGCTCGATTACTACAACCGCAAGGACAAGCCCTGGTACTACGTCGACACCCACGCCGGCGGCGGCTGCTATGCGCTCGACAGCGAGCAGGCCGACAAGACCGCCGAGGCGGCCGATGGCGTTGGCCGGCTGTGGGGGCGCGAGGACCTGCCGCCGGCGGTCGCGGGCTATGTCGACGCGGTCGCCCAGTTCAATCCGCACGGACGGCTGCTGTTCTATCCGGGCTCTCCGGCGCTGGCGATGACGCGCGCACGGGCGCAGGACCGGCTGCGCCTGTTCGAGCTGCATCCGGCCGACTTCGAGTCCCTGCAGCGCACCTTCGCCAGCGAGCAGGAGCGCGTGCAGGTGCGCCGCGCGGACGGCTTCGGCGCCCTCAAGTCGCTGCTGCCGCCGCCCTCGCGCCGGGCGGTGGTGCTGATCGATCCGCCCTACGAGCTCAAGGAGGACTACCGGCGCGTCGTCGACACCGTGCGCGACGCGTTGCGCCGCTTTCCCACCGGGACCTTCGTTGTGTGGTACCCGATGCTCGCCCGTGCGGAGGCGCGGTCGCTGCCCGAGCGTCTGGCCGAACTCGGCGCCGAGAGCTGGCTCGACGTCCGGCTGGCGGTGCGCAAGCCGCCGCGCGACGGCTTCGGCATGTTCGGCAGCGGCCTGTACGTGATCAACCCGCCCTGGGTGCTGCCGCAACGGCTGGAGGCGGCGCTGCCCTGGCTCGCCGAACGTCTCGCGGTGGACGAGGGTGCGGGTTTCGACCTGGAGCACCGCATCGCATGAGTGCCGCCGAACTCCCGCCCGATGCTCTCAGCGAATTGCGTGACGAGCTTCGCCGTTTCGCCGCCGAGCGCGAATGGGAGCGTTTCCACACGCCCAAGAACCTGGCGATGGCGCTTTCCGGCGAGGCCGGCGAGCTGATCGAGCATTTCCAGTGGCTGAGCGCAGAGCAGTCGGCATCGCTCCCGGCGCCGGAGCGCGAAGCCGTCGCGCTGGAAATGGCCGACGTCCTGCTCTACCTCGTGCGCATGGCCGACGTGCTCGGGATCGACCTCGCCGACGCGGCGCGGCGCAAGATGGCCATCAATGCGCGCCGGTACCCGGTCGAACTGGCGCGCGGACGGGCCGACAAGTACGACCGGCTGTGACGCCGGTGCGGGAATTTGTGCCCCGGGCGCACGCGCGCATTGGGTCGGTGCAATTTTTCTGAAACAATATCGGCTTTCGTATTCATCGGATCCCCATCGTGGACCTGCAGCACATCAGCGATATCGAGCGCGCGGCGCACAGCGGCCGGGGCGAAGTCTTCCGCCTCGGCATGGGCGTGATCTTCATCGTCGGCGTGATGTTCTACGCGGCGCTCAACGGCACCGGCGAAGGCAGCATGACCCTGGTCATGGCGGCCATGGTCGGCGGTTACATGGCGATGAACATCGGCGCCAACGACGTTGCCAACAACGTCGGCCCCGCGGTCGGTTCGAAGGCACTCACGCTCGTCGGCGCACTGGTCATCGCAGCCATCTTCGAGGCTGCGGGTGCCCTGATCGCCGGCGGCGAGGTGGTCGGCACCATCCGCAGCGGCATCATCGATCCCGATCTGATCACGGACTCCGACACCTTCGTGTGGATCATGCTGGCCGCACTGCTCGCCGGCGCGCTGTGGCTCAACCTCGCCACCGCGGTCGGGGCCCCGGTGTCGACCACGCACTCGATCGTCGGCGCGGTGCTGGGTGCCGGCATGGCCGCAGCCGGACCGAACATCGTCGATTGGGGCACCATGGGCAACATCGTGGCGAGCTGGGTCATCTCGCCCCTCCTCGGTGGCATCTTCGCGGCGGGCTTCCTGTACCTGGTCAAGCGCAGCATCACCTACCAGGTCGACATGGCCGCGGCTGCGCGCCGGATGGTGCCCTTGCTGGTGGGCCTGATGGCGTGGACCTTCGCCACCTACCTGATCCTCAAGGGTCTGAACAAGGTGTGGAAGGTCGGCTTCGGTGCGGCGACGCTCTACGGGCTGGTGGTCGGTCTTGCCGTGTTCGTCGTGGTGCGCAAGGTCCTCAGCGGCAATGCCAGCATCGTCGCCAACACCAAGCAGAGCGTGAACAAGCTGTTCACCGTGCCGCTGATCTTCGCCGCCGCGCTGCTCAGTTTCGCCCACGGCTCGAACGATGTGGCCAACGCGGTGGGGCCGCTGGCGGCGATCGTGGATGTGGTCAGTTCGGGCGGTGCGATGCACAAGGACGCCCAGATCCCGACCTGGGTCATGATGGTGGGCGCCATCGGCATCTCGCTCGGTCTGGCGCTGTTCGGTCCCAAGGTGATCCGCACCGTCGGTTCGGAGATCACCGAGCTCGATCAGATGCGCGCCTACTGCATCGCGATGGCCGCCACGATCACGGTGATCGTCGCCAGCCAGTTCGGATTGCCGGTCAGTTCCACCCACATCGCCGTCGGCGGCGTGTTCGGCGTCGGCTTCCTGCGCGAGTACCTGAAGAGCAACTACGACCGCATGCTCGCCGAGATCAAGGCCCATCACCCCGAGGGCGACCTCGCCGCCATCGAGGCCTTCATCCAGCGCTTCGACAAGGCCTCGCTCGAGGAGAAGGGCCGCATGCTCGGCGACCTCAAGGAGCGCTCGAAGAAGGCCGAGGACCCCGCGCATTTCTCCAAGGGCGAGCGCAAGGACCTGAAGAAGGTCTATCGCCGGGAACTGGTCAAGCGCTCGCAGCTGATGCGCATCGCCGCGGCCTGGGTCATCACCGTGCCGGCCTCGGCGCTGATGGCGGCGATCCTGTATTTCACCATCCGCGGCATGATGCTGCCCTGATTCCGGGACCCCGATGGACGTGCCGATTCTCCTGCCGGCGGGCCGGGCATGACGCTTGCCGAGCTGGCAGCCGTGCTGCTCCTGGGCGGGCTGGTCTGGTTCTGGTTCGACAGCCTCAAGGCGCGCGAGGCCGGCATCGATGCGGCGCGGCGAGCCTGCCTGCGCGAGGCGGTGCAGTTCCTCGACGAGACCGTGGTCGGCCATGGCCTGCGGCTGGCGCGCGACGAGCGCGGACACGTCGTGCTACGACGCGCGTTCGAGTTCGAGTACTCGGTGAGCGGGGACGACCGCCACACCGGCTCCGTGGTGCTGGAAGGGCGGGAGGTGGTGCTGGTGGATGTGAGCGCGCACCGCCTGGCCCGGCGCGCGGTGGTCATCGACCTGCACTGAAGTCCGGGTGGCGTGCGCGCCGCGCTCAGCCCCGCCGGCCCTCGATCGCGCGCAGGAACTCGTTGCGCGCCTGCTCCGAGTGCTCGAAGGTGCCGGCGAAGGCCTGCGTCACCACGCGCTCGTCACCGCGTCTGTCCTCGCCCAGCAGCAGGCAGAGCTGTTCCGCCTCGATGATGCAGGCCGCGCCCGCGGCCTTGCCGTGCACCATCAGCGCATCGGCGATGTCGCGCGTCATCCACTCCTGGTAGGTGAAGCGGTGGCCGATCGCGTCGACCAGGCGGGCGATGCGGCCGAAACCGTGCAGCCTTCCGCCCGGCAGGTAGGCGACGTGGGCGACGCCGCGGAAGGGGACGAGGTGGTGCGGACACACGCCGTGCACCGCGATGCCGCGCACCACGACCATGTCGCGCCGTGGGTCCTCGAAGCCCTCGCCGAGCACGTCCGCGGGGTCGAGCTCGTAGCCGCCGAGCAGCCGGCGCTGCCACAGCTCGCGCACCCGCTGCGCGGTGCGGCCGGTGTGGGCGTTGTCCGGCGCGATGCCGCAGGCGCGCAGCAGGTCGCCGACCGCACGCTCGAAGGCCACGGGGTCGAAATCGCCGCTGCGCGGGATGCCCACCGTGGCCGGATGGGGCTGGGGCGGGTGGTCGTGGCCGGGATGGTCGTGGCGGGGCGTGCTCATGGCGGTGCTCGATGCGAAGACGTCCCGATGATACGCGCACTCACCGACTGCCGCGCCCGTAGGCCGTGCGCCGCTGGCGCGCACCGGGACGACGATCAGGCGATGAACACCGGATCGGAGAACACCAGGGTGCCGTCCTTGCGCATCATCAGGTTGTTGGCGTTGAGGATGTCGGGCAGCACCTGGTATTCCTCGACGAAGTCGGACAGCGCCTTCAGGGCCTGCTGCAGGCTCTCGTTGATCGCCAGCGGCTGGACCGTCATGTGATAGAGCGCGATCCGCCCCATGTCGGCGCCCAGCCGGCTCCACTGCTGGCAGGCCGACCAGTAGAACTCGATCAGGCGCTTGGCGAGCTCCGCCGCCGCGGAGTTCTCGGCCAGCGGATAGAGCCGCTCCATCTCGATCAGGTGCAGCGGATAGCCCGAGGCGGCGCGCCCGATCACGCCATGGTCGGCATGGATGTGCGGGAAGTGCTCGCCGCGCGGCCGGTCGTCGGCGGTGTAGAGGAAGTAGTCGGCGGGCGAGCTGACGATCTTGTACACCCGCTCGCCGTCGCCCTTGTCGATCACGATGGAGTACTCGCCACGGCCGATCTCCCGCTTGCCGTCGAGCAGCGGGTGGGGCGGCACCGGATCGGGCAGCAGGATGGCCTGTCGCCCGATTGCCTCACGTGCCGCCGCCAGATCGAACATGACGCCTCCGTCGCTTACGCCATGATGTTATAGCCGGCGTCGACGAAATGCACCCCGCCGGTGACCAGACGGCCGGCATCGGAGACCAGGAAGGCGGTCAGCGCGCCGATGTCCTCGGGGGTGACCAGCGCGTGCATCGGCGAGCGCTCGACCGCGGCGGCCATCAGGCCGTCGAAGCCGGCGATGCCGGAGGCGGCGCGCGTCATCAGCGGGCCGGGCGAGACCGCGTTCACGCGGATGCCCTTGGCGCCGAGCTCGGCCGCCAGGTAGCGGGTCGCGGCTTCGAGCGCGGCCTTGCACAGGCCCATCACGCCGTAGTGGGGGATGACCTTCTCCGAGCCGAGGTAGGTCATGGTCACCAGCGCGCCGCCGCCGGCCTTCTCCAGCAGCGGTTCGGCCTTCTTCGCCAGGCGCACGAAGGAGTGGGTCGACACGTCCATCGCCAGCGCGAAGCCGTCGGCGGAGGTATCCACCACGCGGCCGTGGAGGTCGTCGCGCTTGGCGAAGGCCATGCTGTGGATGGCGAAGTCGAGCTTGCCGTGACGGGCTTCGATCTCGGCAAAGACGGCGTCCATGGTCTCGGGACGGGTGACGTCGAGCAGGAACACGTCCTCGACGCCGAGACGGTGGATCACAGGTTCGATGAAGGCGCGGGTCTTCTCGTTCTGGTAGGTGATGACGAGCTTGGCGCCGGCCTGGGCGCAGGCCTCGGCGACGCCGGTGGAGATGGACTTCTCGTTCGCGATGCCGGTGATCAGACCGACCTTGCCTTCGAGGTTGACGATGGGGCTCATGCTGGTTTCCTTGTGGAAGCGGAAGTTTGTTGCTGCATTGCAACAGATCGGTATTGAACGCCGCCCGGATTACACGAATCAGCGGGGGCGTGAAATCCGCCAGGCGGCGGAGGACCTCGCTTTCGAGTATATTGCGCATTGCAGCATCTTTGGAAAACCGCAGCGGATTTTCGTCCGCCGCCGAGTGGCATATGACACGTACCGCATACATCTTCATGGACTTCGACGGCGTCACCCATCCCTGGGGCGAGGTCGAGGATTTCCGCTGTCTGCCGCACATCGAGGCGGTGGTGCGGGAGTTTCCGGAAGCGCGGATCGTGATCGCCTCCGACTGGCGCATGCTGTTCTCGATGCAGAAGCTGGTCGCACGCTTCGCCGAGGATGTGCGCCCGCAGATCGCCGGCGCGACGCCGCACATGCTGCCCAAGACCGGTTCCGAGCTGCACGGCCTGCGCGAGCGCGAGGCGATGCTGTGGCTGGCTCAGCACGAGAGCGACCCGGCCGACGCCGCCTGGTGCGCGATCGACGATGCGCCGGGCAACTGGCTGTCGCGCTCGCGACTGATCCTCACCGACTTCAAGCGCGGCTTCACCGCCGAGGACGCCAACGCCTTGCGGCGCATGCTGCTGGGCTTCCGTGCGGGGATGGCGAAGCCACCCGGGCCGGTGGTGAACTCGCTGTGGGCGCGCAACATCGCCTGAGTCTTTCCCGATGACCGCATCCGAATCCGTCCTGCCGCCCGACCGGCTGGCATCGCTGGTCGATCCCGAAACCCAGCGCCAGGCCGCCCGCCTGGCACAGGAAGCCTTCGCCCGCGTGTTCCGCCTCAGCGTGGCCGAAACCGAGAGCGTCCGCCACAAGGGCGTCGAGGAGCTGCGTTCCGAGCTTTCGCAGTGGACCGCATCCGCTGCCGACGGCGAGGCCCGTGCGCTGCGCCTGGCGCTGCTGCTGACCGGCATGGACCAGTGGGGCATGGCGTGGAGCCAGGCCTTCGGACTGGTGGCCATCCCCGGCCTGAGCGAGCTCGTCGGCGCGCTGCGCACCGGTCTCGACGCAAGCCAGGAGGCGCGCTTCCTGCGTCACTTCGAGGATGTCGGCGCCACCGAGGAGAACGCGATCGACTTCAAGGTCGAGCTGCGCCGCGGCCTGCATCTCGCGCTGTGGCATTCGTCGATCGCCACCGAGAGCCGTGACGAGGCGCTGCGCCTGGCCGGCCATCTGGGCAGCCAGCTGCTGGCGCTGACGCGCGCGATGCCGGTCGCCGGCTGGCGCCTGGTGGCCGATGCGCTGGCCTTCATCCAGATCCGCTGCCTGGCGGACGGACTCGCCGCCGAAGGTGTGGGCCAGGAGGCGACCCAGGCGCTGTTCGGCGCGCTCGCGCGCGAGCTGCCGGCGGAGCAGCGCGACCTGGTCATGGCCCATGCGGCGCGCGCGGTGATCGCGTGGCAGCAGGCCAGCCGCGGCCCGACGCAGGTCCACTGATGGCGCTCAAGGCCACCATCTTCAAGGCCGAGATCCAGGTCGCAGACATGGATCGGCACCACTATGCGGATTACAGCCTCACCCTGGCCCGCCATCCGTCGGAGACCGACGAGCGCATGATGGTGCGCCTGCTGGCCTTCTCGCTGTTCGCCGATCCGGCGCTCGCCTTCGGCAAGGGCCTGTGTGTGGATGACGAGCCGGACCTGTGGCAGAAGGACCTGACCGGCGCGATCGAGCGCTGGATCGACGTCGGCCAGCCCGACGACAAGTGGATCCGCAAGGCCTGCGGCCGTGCCGGCGAGGTCGTGGTGCTCGCCTACGGGCGCGCGCTCGAGGTGTGGTGGAACGGCGTGCGCGGCAAGCTCGAGCGCCACGGCAACCTGCGCGTGTTCGAGCTCGGGCGCGAGGCGAGCGCGGAGCTCGCCCGCCTGGCCGAGCGCACGATGCGACTGCAGTTCACGATCCAGGACGGCCACGTGTGGGTCGGCAACGGCCGCGACAGCGTGGCGCTGGAGCCGAAGCGGATCTTCGGCCCCGACTGGCCCTGAGTCCGCATCCGCTTCTGGGCTGACGGCCGGGCGCACACGCTGCACCGCAGATCGCGCCTCAGACTGCGGGCGCGGGCGTCTCGTCGTGTTGTATTGCGCGCCCCTCTGCAGGTGTCGACTGCCATGACAGCCAGGCCGGAATGTGCGCGCCCGGCATCGGCCGGGCGATGCCGAAACCCTGGCCGAGCTCGCAGCCGAGTTCGATCAGCGCGGCGGCATGAGCGGGGGTCTCGACGCCCTCGGCGATGACCTCGCGCTCGAAGGTGCGCGCCAGCTGCACGACCGCGCCCACGATCGCGCGCGCTTCCTTGTCCTTAAGCATGTCGAGCACGAAACCGCGGTCGATCTTCAGCCTGTCGACCGGCAGCTGCCGGTAGTGGCGCAGCGAGGCGTAGCCGGTGCCGAAGTCGTCGAGCGCGACGCGGACGCCGAGCCGGCGGCAGGCGTGCAGCACCTCGGTGGCGAGCACGATGTCGTCCAGGGCGGAGGACTCCAGGATCTCCAGCTCGAGCTTTTCGGGCGGGATGCCGGGATGGCGCGCGAGGGCGCTGCGGATGCCGGAGACGAAGCCGGGCATCAGCAGCAGGCGCGCGCCGATGTTGACGCTGACGCCGATGTCCGCGCCCTGAGCGCGCAATTCGAGCAGCTGCTCGAGCGCGGCGTCGATGACCCACTGGTCGAGCGCGGTCTCGAGCTCCGTGCCGGCGATGTCGGCGAGGAAGCTGTTCGGCGGCAACAGGCCCTGTTCGGGATGCTGCCAGCGGATCAGGGCCTCCATGCCGGTCACGGCGCCGGTCTTCATGTTCACCTGCGGCTGGAAGTGGAGCACGAACTCGCGCTTGCGCAGTGCCTCCTCGAGCCGGGCCAGGCGCAGCTTGCGCTGGCGCTGCTCCTCCTCCACGCTGGTGTCGAAGAACTGGATGCAGTTGCGACCGCGCTGCTTGGCGCGGTACATCGCCTGGTCGGCGTGGCGGAGCAGGGTCTCGGGGTCGGCGTTGTCCTCCGGGAAGCGGGTCACGCCGATGCTGGCCGACACGCCGACGAGCTCGCTGCCGATCAGCAGCGGCTGGCGGATCGCCTCGAGCAAGCGCTCGAGCACCGCGTCGCCCTCGGCATCCTCCAGCAGCAGCACGAATTCGTCGCCGCCGAGGCGGGCGACGGTATCGCTTGCGCGCAGGATCGCGTTGAGGCGGTCGACGATGCCGATCAGCAGGTCGTCGCCGGCCTTGTGCCCGTGGCGGTCATTGATCGGCTTGAAGCCGTCGAGGTCGATCACGCACACCGCGAGCGGCTTGCCGGTGCGGTTCGCATGGGCGATTGCCTGGCGCAGGCGGTCGTCGAGCAGGCGGCGGTTGGGGGCGCCGGTGAGCGGATCGAAATAGGCGATGCGGTTGAGCTCTTCCTCCTGGCGCTTGAGGCGGCTGATGTCCGAGAAGGTGGCCACATGGTGCAGCAGCCGGCCCGCCTGGTCGCGCACGCGGCTGATCGACAGCACCTCGGCGAACTCGCTGCCGTCCTTGCGCCGGTTCCACAGTTCGCCCTGCCAGTAGTCGTGCTTCTCCAGCGTGTCCCACATCGCGCGGTAGAAGGCCTTGCTCTGGCGGCCGGAGTTGAGCAGGCTCGGGTCGCGTCCGATGCTCTCGTCGCGGCTGTAACCGGTGATGCGGGTGAAGGCGGGGTTGACGTCGACGATGCGGTTGTCGGCATCGGTGATGATGATCGCCTCGTAGCTGGAGGAGAACACGCTCGCTGCGAGGCAGAGCTTTTCCTCGGCGGACTTGTGGCGGCTGATGTCGATCTGCGCGCCCTTGAGCAGCAGCGTGCTGCCGTCGGCGGCCCGGCGGGCGACGATCGCGCGGTCGTGCATCCAGATCCAGTGGCCGTCGCGGTGGCGCAGGCGCAGGTCGTGGGCGTAGACGGGCGACGACCCGTCGAGCAGGCGCGCCAGCGCCGACTCCGCCGCCTGCAGGTCCTCGGGGTGCACCAGCGCACGCCAGGCCGAGCGCTCGCGGCCGGGCGCGAGCTCGCTCATGTTCGCGTAGCCGAGCATCGACGCCCAGCGCGCGTCGGCGTCCCATTCGCCGCTGACCACGTTCCATTCCCAGCTGCCGGCCTGTGCCGCCTCGACGATCGTGCGCAGGTGCTGGCGCTCGAGGTCGACCTGCTCGGCCAGTCGGCGCTCGACGGCGCTCGCACGCGCGAGCTGCAGATTGCGCTGCGCCAGGCGTACGAGCAGCAGCACGATGGCGCAGGCCGCGAGTGCGAGCGCGACGATCCAGTGCTGGTACTGCGTCCACACGTCGCGCCAGCTCACCACCGTGCTGCGGTCGAAGGGCGCCAGCTTGAGCTCGCGCATCAGCGCCTCGACCACGGAGTAATCGGCGGGAATGGTGAAGCCGGCGATGTGGGCTGCGCGGGCGGCCGGATGGTCTTCCGGCAGCGCCAGCACCAGCGCCGCGACCCTGCGCACGGTGCGCTCGTCGGTGTGGGCGAGGGCGACGAGCGGCCATTCGGGGTACAGGCGGGTGGAGCGCTGGTGGGGATAGGGC
This genomic stretch from Thauera sp. GDN1 harbors:
- a CDS encoding SIMPL domain-containing protein (The SIMPL domain is named for its presence in mouse protein SIMPL (signalling molecule that associates with mouse pelle-like kinase). Bacterial member BP26, from Brucella, was shown to assemble into a channel-like structure, while YggE from E. coli has been associated with resistance to oxidative stress.), producing MRHRLAALSAAAVLAATPVRAAEPVAAAQATTIELSAEASRAAANDLATAVLFAERNGPNPAAVAREVNRDIAAALDIARTRADIKVRSGNTSTWPVHAPDGKGRIEAWRMRSEIRLESPNLAAMSELIGELQSSLALAHISMQPAPETRRKVVDEATVDALRAFEQRAALIAGALGRKHRIAHLAVGDSGFQPPMPRMRAAAMVAEAAAAPLEGGESQVSVQVSGRIELID
- a CDS encoding gamma carbonic anhydrase family protein, with product MSIYALGDRRPSFGEGSWIAHNATIVGSVTAGRNVSVWYNVVMRGDNDPITIGDDTNIQDGSVLHNDDGVPLVIGKGVTVGHMAMLHGCTIGDGSLIGINAVILNKAVIGKECIIGANALIPEGKVIPDRSLVVGSPGRVIRTLSDDELEHLKWNAQHYIDNARQYGQSLCALEPSSVIGRSEA
- the rlmJ gene encoding 23S rRNA (adenine(2030)-N(6))-methyltransferase RlmJ; this translates as MLSYRHAFHAGNHADVLKHLVLLELLDYYNRKDKPWYYVDTHAGGGCYALDSEQADKTAEAADGVGRLWGREDLPPAVAGYVDAVAQFNPHGRLLFYPGSPALAMTRARAQDRLRLFELHPADFESLQRTFASEQERVQVRRADGFGALKSLLPPPSRRAVVLIDPPYELKEDYRRVVDTVRDALRRFPTGTFVVWYPMLARAEARSLPERLAELGAESWLDVRLAVRKPPRDGFGMFGSGLYVINPPWVLPQRLEAALPWLAERLAVDEGAGFDLEHRIA
- a CDS encoding nucleotide pyrophosphohydrolase; the protein is MSAAELPPDALSELRDELRRFAAEREWERFHTPKNLAMALSGEAGELIEHFQWLSAEQSASLPAPEREAVALEMADVLLYLVRMADVLGIDLADAARRKMAINARRYPVELARGRADKYDRL
- a CDS encoding inorganic phosphate transporter, which gives rise to MDLQHISDIERAAHSGRGEVFRLGMGVIFIVGVMFYAALNGTGEGSMTLVMAAMVGGYMAMNIGANDVANNVGPAVGSKALTLVGALVIAAIFEAAGALIAGGEVVGTIRSGIIDPDLITDSDTFVWIMLAALLAGALWLNLATAVGAPVSTTHSIVGAVLGAGMAAAGPNIVDWGTMGNIVASWVISPLLGGIFAAGFLYLVKRSITYQVDMAAAARRMVPLLVGLMAWTFATYLILKGLNKVWKVGFGAATLYGLVVGLAVFVVVRKVLSGNASIVANTKQSVNKLFTVPLIFAAALLSFAHGSNDVANAVGPLAAIVDVVSSGGAMHKDAQIPTWVMMVGAIGISLGLALFGPKVIRTVGSEITELDQMRAYCIAMAATITVIVASQFGLPVSSTHIAVGGVFGVGFLREYLKSNYDRMLAEIKAHHPEGDLAAIEAFIQRFDKASLEEKGRMLGDLKERSKKAEDPAHFSKGERKDLKKVYRRELVKRSQLMRIAAAWVITVPASALMAAILYFTIRGMMLP
- a CDS encoding DUF3301 domain-containing protein; translated protein: MTLAELAAVLLLGGLVWFWFDSLKAREAGIDAARRACLREAVQFLDETVVGHGLRLARDERGHVVLRRAFEFEYSVSGDDRHTGSVVLEGREVVLVDVSAHRLARRAVVIDLH
- the folE gene encoding GTP cyclohydrolase I FolE; the protein is MSTPRHDHPGHDHPPQPHPATVGIPRSGDFDPVAFERAVGDLLRACGIAPDNAHTGRTAQRVRELWQRRLLGGYELDPADVLGEGFEDPRRDMVVVRGIAVHGVCPHHLVPFRGVAHVAYLPGGRLHGFGRIARLVDAIGHRFTYQEWMTRDIADALMVHGKAAGAACIIEAEQLCLLLGEDRRGDERVVTQAFAGTFEHSEQARNEFLRAIEGRRG
- the fabI gene encoding enoyl-ACP reductase FabI translates to MSPIVNLEGKVGLITGIANEKSISTGVAEACAQAGAKLVITYQNEKTRAFIEPVIHRLGVEDVFLLDVTRPETMDAVFAEIEARHGKLDFAIHSMAFAKRDDLHGRVVDTSADGFALAMDVSTHSFVRLAKKAEPLLEKAGGGALVTMTYLGSEKVIPHYGVMGLCKAALEAATRYLAAELGAKGIRVNAVSPGPLMTRAASGIAGFDGLMAAAVERSPMHALVTPEDIGALTAFLVSDAGRLVTGGVHFVDAGYNIMA
- a CDS encoding HAD domain-containing protein yields the protein MTRTAYIFMDFDGVTHPWGEVEDFRCLPHIEAVVREFPEARIVIASDWRMLFSMQKLVARFAEDVRPQIAGATPHMLPKTGSELHGLREREAMLWLAQHESDPADAAWCAIDDAPGNWLSRSRLILTDFKRGFTAEDANALRRMLLGFRAGMAKPPGPVVNSLWARNIA
- a CDS encoding YaeQ family protein, which codes for MALKATIFKAEIQVADMDRHHYADYSLTLARHPSETDERMMVRLLAFSLFADPALAFGKGLCVDDEPDLWQKDLTGAIERWIDVGQPDDKWIRKACGRAGEVVVLAYGRALEVWWNGVRGKLERHGNLRVFELGREASAELARLAERTMRLQFTIQDGHVWVGNGRDSVALEPKRIFGPDWP
- a CDS encoding EAL domain-containing protein, producing the protein MRLVRVLLAVLGLIGSLPGHAGQALTLGVFAVRPAPLVEAMWQPFADYLGAGLGQEVRLRVLDAGGMADAIARHELDLILTNPTHLIELRASSPLSGAIATRLELTTGHAVSEFGGVILVRRDTPRLRTIADLRGRRVATTHANFLGTFPAQALELKRAGLEPSALQLVRTGQDQDSVVAALLDGRADAAFVRTGLLEQLAGEGRDLSMLRVLNPLTDPPYPHQRSTRLYPEWPLVALAHTDERTVRRVAALVLALPEDHPAARAAHIAGFTIPADYSVVEALMRELKLAPFDRSTVVSWRDVWTQYQHWIVALALAACAIVLLLVRLAQRNLQLARASAVERRLAEQVDLERQHLRTIVEAAQAGSWEWNVVSGEWDADARWASMLGYANMSELAPGRERSAWRALVHPEDLQAAESALARLLDGSSPVYAHDLRLRHRDGHWIWMHDRAIVARRAADGSTLLLKGAQIDISRHKSAEEKLCLAASVFSSSYEAIIITDADNRIVDVNPAFTRITGYSRDESIGRDPSLLNSGRQSKAFYRAMWDTLEKHDYWQGELWNRRKDGSEFAEVLSISRVRDQAGRLLHHVATFSDISRLKRQEEELNRIAYFDPLTGAPNRRLLDDRLRQAIAHANRTGKPLAVCVIDLDGFKPINDRHGHKAGDDLLIGIVDRLNAILRASDTVARLGGDEFVLLLEDAEGDAVLERLLEAIRQPLLIGSELVGVSASIGVTRFPEDNADPETLLRHADQAMYRAKQRGRNCIQFFDTSVEEEQRQRKLRLARLEEALRKREFVLHFQPQVNMKTGAVTGMEALIRWQHPEQGLLPPNSFLADIAGTELETALDQWVIDAALEQLLELRAQGADIGVSVNIGARLLLMPGFVSGIRSALARHPGIPPEKLELEILESSALDDIVLATEVLHACRRLGVRVALDDFGTGYASLRHYRQLPVDRLKIDRGFVLDMLKDKEARAIVGAVVQLARTFEREVIAEGVETPAHAAALIELGCELGQGFGIARPMPGAHIPAWLSWQSTPAEGRAIQHDETPAPAV